In the Quercus lobata isolate SW786 chromosome 5, ValleyOak3.0 Primary Assembly, whole genome shotgun sequence genome, one interval contains:
- the LOC115990497 gene encoding high mobility group B protein 3-like, whose protein sequence is MSTMFGITVPALRGKDYGKTKMPYIYENAGLASRKWPHTKDGRDCSGKPLIVEKIVEKPSDPPKKKPTTTTTDRKKSSSTAPKAKKAKTDKKSKDPNAPKRPQTAFFLFMDDFRKTYKEENPDSKGGKEVAKEGGEKWKSLDRKREKYS, encoded by the exons ATGAGCACCATGTTTGGGATTACAGTGCCAGCACTTAGGGGAAAGGACTACGGCAAGACTAAAATGC catatatatatgagaatgcAGGACTTGCGAGTAGGAAATGGCCCCATACCAAAGATGGGAGAGACTGTAGTGGTAAGCCACTAATTGTGGAGAAGATTGTGGAGAAGCCCAGTGACCCCCCCAAGAAGAAgcctactactactactacagacag GAAGAAATCAAGTTCAACAGCGCCGAAggcaaagaaagcaaaaactgACAAGAAGTCTAAGGATCCAAATGCCCCCAAGCGCCCACAAACtgccttctttctcttcat GGATGACTTTAGGAAGacttataaagaagaaaatcccGATTCGAAGGGTGGTAAAGAG GTAGCAAAGGAGGGTGGTGAGAAGTGGAAATCTCTagacagaaagagagaaaaatattcctAG
- the LOC115990498 gene encoding serine/threonine-protein phosphatase 7 long form homolog, producing MAAANAGRIDYTQPGPIDDSVLTQQATHRSEAIWNGRDPGSITCRSRSSEFSKQPPMVDDRVRNIITTVGLEGLLWVPGREIDNGLITALVERWRPETHTFHMPHGEVTITLQDVEVLLGLPVDGDAISGSTQKTWVNVCRDFLGFQLVTQNNHKQLDGQRILINRLLEEVANPLPPDAEEDQLHKYARCYILPLLGDTIFMDKSGDRVHLMWVQQLENLHNPRRYSWGSACLAWLYRELCRASEDTSQIGGCLLLLQYWAWARFPYLCPTVERGPPVGAYGPSVRGPLSLK from the exons aTGGCTGCTGCAAATGCTGGACGCATTGACTATACACAGCCTGGACCCATTGACGACTCGGTGTTGACACAGCAGGCGACGCATCGGTCCGAAGCTATTTGGAATGGGCGG GATCCAGGGTCCATTACTTGCCGTAGTCGTAGTTCAGAGTTCTCCAAGCAACCTCCAATGGTGGACGACCGAGTGAGGAACATCATCACCACAGTTGGTTTGGAGGGACTCCTGTGGGTCCCAGGTAGAGAGATTGACAATGGCCTGATAACGGCCTTAGTGGAGCGATGGCGGCCCGAGACTCACACCTTTCACATGCCACATGGTGAGGTGACCATCACATTGCAGGATGTGGAGGTTCTTCTCGGGCTTCCTGTTGATGGTGACGCTATATCAGGGAGCACACAAAAAACTTGGGTGAATGTGTGCCGGGACTTCCTTGGTTTTCAACTTGTAACTCAAAATAACCATAAGCAACTTGATGGGCAGAGGATTCTCATCAACCGCCTTTTGGAGGAAGTTGCTAACCCATTGCCGCCTGATGCTGAAGAGGATCAGCTGCATAAGTACGCACGATGCTACATCCTACCGCTATTGGGGGACACAATATTCATGGACAAATCCGGCGATAGGGTGCATCTAATGTGGGTGCAGCAGTTGGAAAACCTTCACAATCCACGGAGGTACAGTTGGGGAAGTGCTTGCCTTGCATGGTTGTATCGAGAGCTATGCAGGGCAAGCGAGGACACCAGTCAGATTGGTGGGTGCTTGCTGTTGCTCCAGTACTGGGCATGGGCCAGGTTCCCCTATTTGTGCCCGACAGTTGAGCGAGGCCCGCCAGTGGGTGCTTACGGTCCTTCAGTACGTGGTCCACTATCCCTGAAGTAA
- the LOC115990499 gene encoding uncharacterized protein LOC115990499, whose amino-acid sequence MAIKEDKHVKMMFSRIQKMPQVNATELYVSLEASVDNSTEVVQETSTALQFTTLDDGCTTMGGYTLSSQEYVANTGGTLYSQETHLEEEDEDEDEDEDHAVNDGENNDDMDQYEERIERGDFENDVDEHEVVPNFEEENMDCIPFGLRRDGRMMDSNFVASEIVGRLRKKHTATVDELWEIIRTKLRKLLAYLDQDSGTQYSYHTIPKPLEGTTLLRYVYWAFAPCIAAFQYCRPVISIDGTHLYGKYKGVLMIAMATDANQKVLPIAFAVVDKESGASWGWFLECLRTSIERVIENKDICIISDRHKGIKCAIREWPRGQDRRERVYHRYCLRHVASNFNTHFNNPTLKALALKAGYATHDAKFVSIMQTIKEAEINLLRGVDPTDRRIIRYMPYTYLMSEDVDKWTQSHDGGRRYGAMTTNISECFNGVLKGARGLPIAAMVEFTYFKLVAYFHDRHKQITSDLSRGKVWSDYAMEIYNKNEQKIAGHTLRNYNHAEGIYQVVTPYNDHRAGGGNHSHDVRIFDRTCGCGKWQNLKIPCSHAIKVLKALHLDAPSYIDPCYSLNNAILTYSHNFVVPKSESLWRDVRGPRWVPDPRLLRAKGRPTMSRIRNEMDGVRRERGSRREDPELREIQPRQRCTVCHQEGHNRRCCPNSHGASTSGSAMN is encoded by the exons ATGGCGATTAAAGAAGATAAACATGTAAAGATGATGTTTAGTAGGATCCAGAAAATGCCCCAAGTAAATGCTACTGAGTTGTATGTAAGTTTGGAGGCGAGTGTAGACAACAGTACTGAGGTGGTGCAAGAAACATCTACGgctttacaatttacaaccCTAGATGATGGATGCACTACAATGGGAGGTTATACGCTCTCATCTCAAGAATATGTTGCGAATACTGGTGGAACCCTCTACTCTCAAGAGACACATTTAGAggaggaagacgaagacgaagacgaagacgaagatcaTGCTGTGAATGAtggtgaaaataatgatgatatggATCAGTATGAAGAGAGGATTGAGCGAGGTGACTTTGAGAACGATGTGGATGAGCATGAAGTCGTTCCtaattttgaagaggaaaatatgga TTGTATACCCTTTGGGCTGCGAAGAgatggtagaatgatggattctaattttgttgcatCAGAAATTGTGGGAAGATTGCGAAAAAAGCACACTGCTACTGTTGATGAGCTTTGGGAGATCATCCGTACTAA gttgcGAAAGTTGTTGGCATACTTGGATCAGGATTCGGGTACCCAGTATAGCTATCACACCATACCTAAGCCATTAGAAGGTACTACGTTACTGCGCTATGTATATTGGGCATTCGCTCCATGCATTGCTGCATTCCAGTATTGCAGGCCAGTGATCAGTATTGATGGAACTCATTTATATGGTAAATACAAAGGGGTATTGATGATTGCAATGGCAACCGATGCTAATCAAAAGGTTTTGCCTATCGCCTTTGCTGTTGTGGACAAGGAGTCAGGGGctagttgggggtggtttttaGAGTGTCTCAGGACTTCAATAGAGCGTGTTATTGAAAATAAGGACATTTGCATTATTTCTGACCGACATAAAGGTATCAAATGCGCCATTCGAGAGTGGCCTAGAGGGCAAGACAGAAGAGAACGGGTATATCATcgatattgccttcgacatgttgctagcaacttcaacacacATTTTAATAACCCGACTCTAAAGGCATTGGCCTTGAAAGCTGGATATGCGACTCATGATGCTAAATTTGTGTCCATAATGCAAACCATTAAGGAGGCCGAGATTAATTTACTGAGGGGTGTAGACCCTACTGATCGCCGGATTATACGTTATATGCCATACACATATCTAATGAGTGAGGATGTAGACAAATGGACccagtcacatgatggtggaagacgttacggggcaatgacaaccaatatctCTGAGTGCTTTAATGGGGTTCTTAAAGGTGCCCGCGGTTTGCCCATTGCTGCAATGGTTGAGTTCACTTATTTTaaacttgttgcatatttccacgatcgacataaacaaattacttcTGATCTCTCTCGAGGTAAGGTGTGGAGTGATTATGCAATGGAgatctataacaaaaatgagCAGAAAATTGCAGGACACACTCTGAGGAATTATAATCATGCAGAGGGTATATATCAAGTGGTTACCCCGTATAACGACCATAGAGCTGGAGGGGGAAATCACAGTCATGATGTGCGCATATTTGATAGAACCTGTGGTTGTGGAAAGTGGCAAAACTTGAAGATCCCTTGTTCGCATGCAATTAAAGTTCTTAAAGCTCTGCATCTCGATGCGCCCAGCTATATTGACCCATGTTACAGTCTGAACAACGCCATTCTCACATATTCACATAattttgtggtgccaaagtcAGAGTCATTATGGAGAGACGTTCGCGGACCACGGTGGGTGCCTGACCCACGATTGTTGCGGGCCAAAGGTCGTCCTACGATgtcaagaataaggaatgaaatggatgggGTACGGCGAGAACGGGGAAGCCGGAGGGAAGATCCGGAGTTGAGGGAGATTCAACCGAGGCAACGATGTACAGTGTGTCATCAAGAGGGGCATAACCGTAGATGTTGTCCCAATTCCCATGGGGCTTCGACAAGTGGTAGTGCTATGAACTAG